The proteins below are encoded in one region of Bosea sp. BIWAKO-01:
- a CDS encoding LPS assembly lipoprotein LptE yields MSSSDSRRCQVGRGVATRRLMLAAALGAAALAGGCFRPLYAENTTSTVGGSVKTALRNVEVGEIKGLVGHYLRNELVFELDGGGAGEATGPKRLKLQASIQESIEVVTVDYASGRADSAVLVATATWSVVREGTGEVVSSGRTVTRAPYERSQQRFATVRAARDAQIRAGKSLATLIRGQIAADLVAG; encoded by the coding sequence GTCTGATTCGCGCCGCTGCCAGGTTGGTCGCGGTGTGGCTACCCGCCGCCTCATGCTGGCCGCCGCACTCGGTGCAGCCGCGCTTGCCGGCGGTTGCTTCCGCCCGCTCTATGCCGAGAACACCACCAGCACTGTCGGCGGCAGCGTCAAGACGGCGCTCAGGAATGTCGAGGTCGGCGAGATCAAGGGTCTCGTCGGACATTACCTGCGCAATGAACTTGTCTTCGAACTCGACGGCGGCGGGGCCGGAGAGGCCACCGGTCCGAAGCGCCTGAAGCTGCAGGCCTCGATCCAGGAATCGATCGAGGTGGTGACCGTCGACTACGCCAGTGGCCGCGCCGACTCGGCCGTTCTCGTCGCGACAGCCACCTGGTCGGTCGTCCGAGAAGGCACTGGGGAGGTCGTGTCCTCCGGCAGGACCGTGACCCGGGCGCCTTATGAACGCTCGCAGCAGCGTTTTGCGACGGTCCGTGCTGCGCGCGATGCCCAGATCCGCGCCGGCAAGTCGCTGGCAACGCTGATCCGTGGGCAGATCGCCGCCGATCTCGTCGCCGGCTGA